From Amaranthus tricolor cultivar Red isolate AtriRed21 chromosome 4, ASM2621246v1, whole genome shotgun sequence:
AACCCTTTCAACACTCATATCACTCTAGATTTGACAAAAACATGGTAATAGAGAAAacccaaaattaaaatataataataataattaaataaaaaactaaatttccACCAAAAACAACCATGCTTCGAAATGTGATTTCATCAAACTTTTCGAGAGTTCTTTTTCATATGATTGCCCTTCTACTTTGCACCCTCACCGTAAGAGGGTGAGCCATCTCACATGAGAGTTTCAACACTTCGGACAAGTCCACCGTGGCATCTTTTGATGACGTCACCCACTCATACTCATGTAGTAATGATGCCACCCAAAAGCTCACCGTTGCAAGCCCAAGGGCTTTTCCGGGGCAGGCCCGTCTGCCCGACCCAAATGGGGCGAGCCTCAAGTCGGACCCGAGGACCGAGAAGTCGCTCTCAGGGCCGGATCCCAAGAACCGGTTCGGGTTAAACACATCGGGTTCGGGCCAAACTTGTGGGTCTCGGGTAATGGCCCACATGTCCACCATGGCAGTGGTCCCAGATGGAATGTGATGTCCATCAACAATAGTGTCTTCAATAGCCAAACGGGCCCATGAGAGAAGTGGGCCTGGAGGATGGAGCCTAAGGACTTCTTTAATCACAGCCGTCAAATAAACCAATGATGTGATGTCGGACTCAGAAACCGCACGTGCCCTCCCCACGATGTTGTCTAACTCATCATGTACCCTTGATTGAATATCAGGATGCATCACTAGTCTTGCTAAGATCCACTCGATTAAAACTGCCACCGTGTCAGTTCCTCTAAATATCATTTCCTGTTAATTAGGGAGTACAAATATTGATTTAGATTTTTAATGACTTTTAAGTCaatacttaaaaacaataaatttttactagatttatacacaattttttttaataaaaagcaaacaatcaacaaaaacaatggatttaaaaatttatgtaacTATAAGATTTGATAGTAAAGACTAGTTAAACAAGTCATCATGCAATCGTGTATATCTATATTAACGATAGCTGTCGATTTAAAAATGCATACAACAAAAAGATTGATAGTAGCAATTAGTCAAATAAGTTAACTTGCAATTGCgtagatttataattttttgaataaaagaaCAAACCACACATAATGGTGAATTTCAAAATCTATATAACAAAAAGGATCGATAATAATAAGTAGTTAAACAAGCCAACATGCGATAATTgtgattaaaatatttatcataacttttagtattataatttatattatttttttgaaaaaaaataattgacatTAATTAATAAGATTAAGCAAGGCAAGAAGACATCAAAGATTTAGAGAATCTCAAATGATATGATACGACATtgtcaattaaaaaaaacactataTGAACTTGGAAGTACCATCTGGCCCTTATGAAAGTGATACCATGTATTCTTATTAGCTTTAGGCCTTTTCTTTATTTAGTGAAAGTGGaacccattttttttttatctcttttttaAATGCAAATCCCTTTcctaactttaattttattgccttatactttattattattcacTAGTTAACAGTGATGAAtacaatttttattcttttttacaATATGAAATTTAACTTCATAAATAAAGTATGtaagttacaatttttaatCTAAAGAACTCACGTAATAATCATTTATACAGTGTAtgtaataaaatacaaactaaatcTTAAACCTTAACAAAGTTGGTCAATGACGAGTTTTATATATACAATTATAGTTGcacttttcattcatattttataatatttataataatttttacatatattattcatttatatacttagtttaatgttatatataatagtaCCCGTACAAACTATGTCCTATTGTCCACAAATTTTAATTTCGAAAGCATCAACCATTAATCCTTACTACATCTCGTCTTTTTAAATTCGTTatatttagttaaaaattataagaattttgtaaataaatttttatcctacatttatttatttctatttatagtaATTTCTTAGTTTTACATCCGTTATTACTTGACCAATATGTGACGCACGTGGGACCTCGACGCATGCATCTCCTTAAATAGAGAAaacaaaacttatttttttttagaaaaataaatcttTTATGCACAAAAAAACACTTACCCAAAGGACGGCGATCATATCATAATCGGAAAGCTTATCCGAGCCTTGAAGGGATAATAACACATCAACAAAATCCCGGTTTGATTGAACCGAATTAGACCGGTGATCATCAATAATCCGGCTAACAAATCGGTTCACTTTAGGTACAAGTTCACTACATCTGAACCGGATTTTTTGAAAGTCAAAATCAGATAACCAAGAAATATGATCACCCAAATTTAACATACCAAGTAAATCATACCCTTCTCCTACCATTTTTCTTAACTCTTCACTCTCAATATTTTCCGGGCAAGAAAGCCCGTACTTTCGCCCAAAAACCAAGCCCATCATGTTACCCAACGAGGCCCGTCGAAGAATATCTCGCAGTTGAAACGGGCCTTGTTGGGCTCCAAAATGGGCCGCCATGGATTCAGCGATGGTATATCTTTGTGACTCAGAAGCCTTAATTTGTTTCGGGCTAAACATATGGGTTGCAGCAATTCTACGTAGGGTCCGCCAGTATACACCATACGGGgcaaacccgatagctcgaTTAAACATTAAACTGTAAGCGGATTCTTTAATGGGTCTATCAGCAAAATTTGAAGAGTGAAGAATTTCTTTCGCTACTTCATGGTGGCACGTGACGATCACGCGTGTTTCACCGAGACTGAAAGCCATTAAGCGGTTAGCATCATGGGTTTGGGCTTTAGCGGTTATTTTACGATGGGCTAAGCCCATCATGAGACCCATACTGCCAAAAACTGGCCAACCTCTTGGGCCAGGGATGGGCTTTTTAGCCCAATGAAAAACATGGGTTAACCTGTATTTTCCCCAAGCTGGGCCTCCAGGGTAAGCCCAGTGAATTAGGGCCATGGTTAGCCAAACTATGGCTATAACAAAGAAGGAGAAAAGTATGTTGAAGGTTGTAAAATGATTGCATTTACTAAAAAGGGCAAGTACCCAAATTGTGTCTATATTTGtactcatttttattattttgttaaaaaaaaattttgatgatttttttgggttttattaTAGAAATTTAACAAGTGTTTGTGGAGGGAGTGAGAGTAGTAtaggagaagagaagagaaaaggTTGAGTTTGGTGAATGAAATGAAGGGGGTATTGAGGCTTTATATAAGGGTTAGCAACAAGACAAAGTAccacaaaataattaaaaaaattaagggaatcagaaaaaattataattaaattgaaggTTTCTGGTATCCTAATTATATTGGAGACCGTTATATAACATGGGATGTAAACAGTATTTAACATCCATGACCAAATTTAAGTacacttttattaatattttattttaatttttttattatgaaaagtacttttatattatatatttatttggatTCATGTCAAATCACATTTAGTCATGTATCATTTTTTAAGAGTAGACTAGAGAATTCCAATAAATATGGAGAacagaaaattaattatatttgtatGATCAACGGGGTGATAGTTAAACTCTTCTTATTTACATCACATATTATTGATATATAGAAcgttatatttatattataatattatttaaagcataataagaagaaaaataaacttaaaatctTTAGACTTGTTGATAAATCTcttttatgtatacatatgtatggaattaattttttgatttgctttgTAGGCCTAATCACCATTCACCAAGCTTGAATGTCCCTTTTATCTTAAATCTTATATGTTTGATCAGTATTGATTACGTTTATATTGTATAATAATATGACTATATTAGACCTTAAATTAAGACATGTCACAACTCAAGTTTCTTCTATTAACTTCACACGAATAACATATAAGACTTAAGAGTGCATCTTATCCCCGAGCCATCAACCTGAGTACTTCTATTCTCTTAAAAGATCACCTTTCGATAAAATTATCTCTCGTCGATAagtcttatataaaaatttttgtattcaaaactttaattattttgactttttcaACTTGGTTTCTAGGTATGATGCTTAGAGGGTTATGGTGGTTAAGATAAAACTTGTACAATGGATTAGATGAGGGCCTGGTCGAACTCAGATTAAATAGAAACAAGTTGGGTGGGACAAGCTCAAGTAAAAGTAAAATTTGCTCAAATGGGCCGAGTCGGcctcaaataaaaataagtcgAGGTTGGGCCgagctaaaataaaaaaaaaaatagagtcaaTGGGTTGGGTCCTCTGGCCCGCTCTAATTTGATTTAGTCCTTTTATAATTGTATTCttttaaaataagtttatatTAGAATTAAGTAAAATgtcttataatttaattatttatttttgttatttataatcaaattattgactattataaatataaagtaTGTACCATAGTTGAAGCAAAAAGATTATAATAAAGACTCGTTTAAGGACCGTTTTTAGCTCGTTTCATTTATCTAAATATAAGATCCATGTAAAACTCGGCGCATTTAAAGCCCGGTGCACAGCTCCAGTCATGATTTATGACTCCTGTTAATTAGTTTTTCTTTCttagttttttataaattaaaaattaaaaatattcattTAGACTTAGGGAATATAAAGAAAAAGCATAATCAATAGAGATTACTATTTACGGATTTAGTATTACTGATGATACTATGCTCAAGGATACGTTACATTGCCATGGATGGTGTATCAATAATGCTAGGTTTACTATTGCAATGCTATTGACGTACTACTATTCACGTACTATTCCAATAATGTTTGTGCTAAAGTTTATCTCTAAGATGTTTATACTTCAACGATTAATAACGCACAACATGTAAAAGCCTAAAATTATATgtataaaaatatcataaacaCCGTAAATTGTTAATGATCTTTGGTAGTCATGTTTAATATTGGAAATACTATTAACCGGAATTATAAGTTAGGTCTTTTAAATGCAATTTATTGTAATTTATGTGATTTCTCTTTGCTTCTTCATATATAGATGAGaaataaagacaaaaaaaactttcaaaTGAAATGGCATATTTGTTTGACATATTCTCGTTTTCCCTTATTCTATTTGATATAGACTCATATGTGAATAACCTCTCCAACTTCATAATCTTGTATTGATTTATACTTTTTCGAAATAGAAATTTTTAGAGCTTGATGGAAGATGATAAATTCATGTTCCAATATACCACTACTTTCTTCATGTTTCTAGAGATATAGAAGAACACCTTCTATCATTAGATATACAATTTGATCATTTGAAATTGCATATCTTCTTTCTCTTGTGGATCAAGTTAATGACACTTGTTCTTATTGCAATTGTTATTGAGGTTGTTGAATTTGATCAAGAGAAGAAACAACATTGTCTTGATGAGGTTACGTTCGTCATATATCTTTTgagaaacatatatatatatatatatatatatatatatatatatatatatatatatatatatatgaattggTTTAGGAGTTGAGACCGTTTTTTCCTCAAAGAAATTATGTCTAACTTTATTTCTCCCCTCAAACTCAACAACCTTAATGAACTCAACAGTTTCCATCTAAAACTAACCTTAGAAGTAGGATAAATTTTATAACCCTAAAAGTTTCTggaatgtatatatttatgatcATCAGATTTAAGTGAATTCAAAAGATTTCATATTAATTTGGAATTGGATCACTTATATACTTGTCAATACGATACTCTTTTACTGCTTCACCACAGAACCGGCTTTCTTAACCAACAAATTAAGAAAACTCACCGAGACAAAATTCTTCCATCTCGATGTCACACTAATTAACACGCCTATATATCTATTCTAAAAATTCAACATGTTACTCAAGGTGTTGCTCCATTGTATATGTATTTTCCAGGTCAAACCTTCGACTTCGATATTATTATTGGGCCCATTAGCCGTGAATAATCTGCATTAATATGATATTGTTCCCTTTGGTCAAGCCCGCACATACTTATTTTTTGGTACCTCCCAAAAGATCTCATACTTAGTTGGATAATTTTATGtttgtcaatatttttttttcaatgtgGAACATCGTTCCTCCAAGATTGTTGATAAATGTTGGTTGTATACTTGCATGAATTCAATaattttgccaaaaaaaaaaaccatttcaTTATTCTTCCATtatgaaaagaaaggaaaattgGACATTATAATCTAATATTTCATTCGTCTGATGTGGATAATcccttatataaaattttattcacCACAACGGTAGCCTGCAGTGTACGTGTAGCTGTGAGTTGGGGTGTGCAAAATGAGATTGTACCGGCGGTCCGGACCGAAACTAGTAGAGACCGGACCAAACTAATTACAACCAAGCCGGGCTTCGGGTCTCACAATTCTTCATTTTGGGTTTTCGTTTGATACGGTCTAAGCCCCGAAAAATCCTAGTTTGATAGGATTAGActggatatatatataaataattttcaaGAGGAATAATATTTGAGATTTTCATGTATATACTTTATCTAAAGGGCGCATTATATTtcttatttctaaaaaaaaattttaactcaAATGTTATAATTTAGTAATTATTGATTTgcttaaaaatttcaaaatttttcatcttttaatttatatttagtatTAAAAATTGCATCCGGTCTAATCGGTCTCAACTAGGATCAGGAGGAAACCGGGACCGGACGGGATAAAATCAGTCTAATCTCCGGTcttatcatatttttaaaaatttagtcTTCAGTTCGAATTTGGACCGCCCCTAGGTGTGAGTCGAATACAAGGAAGCTAATTTAAATACCTTTGTGCTACTCTAAATGTTACACTgtgtgaaaaaaaatatatatgaaatatggtttttagtttttataaataaaCTACTTAGGATTAAATCTTAATGTTTTAAGCAACATAATTGAAAAATGGTCTAGGTATATTGGGTATCACTTAATTCTCATACGGATGACAATTACTACTCAACATCTAGAAATTGTAGatcaaaaaacataattaaaagtgATCTACATGAATTTAAGTTCTTATGATATCAATTGACTAATCACCCAGTTAATTTTTATGTCAAACACTCACTATATTGATTAAATTGATAAGAAATTAACTAAGGTTTATCCTAAAACTGAGTTACTGCGCAACTAATTTCAAACTCTTGCTATATTGGTTAGGCTAGCTAAGTTAATAAGGAGGAGGGGGTGGATGGGAATGTGGTGGATATGAGTTTTGGTTGGGGTGGGGAGAGGTTGAGAattcttttaattctttttaaatatgtatttttttgttttaaaaaatatatttattgaaaGAGAATGGCTCGGACCCAACAATGGTAGAAAACAATGTAAAAGATGAG
This genomic window contains:
- the LOC130809668 gene encoding cytochrome P450 78A9-like; this translates as MSTNIDTIWVLALFSKCNHFTTFNILFSFFVIAIVWLTMALIHWAYPGGPAWGKYRLTHVFHWAKKPIPGPRGWPVFGSMGLMMGLAHRKITAKAQTHDANRLMAFSLGETRVIVTCHHEVAKEILHSSNFADRPIKESAYSLMFNRAIGFAPYGVYWRTLRRIAATHMFSPKQIKASESQRYTIAESMAAHFGAQQGPFQLRDILRRASLGNMMGLVFGRKYGLSCPENIESEELRKMVGEGYDLLGMLNLGDHISWLSDFDFQKIRFRCSELVPKVNRFVSRIIDDHRSNSVQSNRDFVDVLLSLQGSDKLSDYDMIAVLWEMIFRGTDTVAVLIEWILARLVMHPDIQSRVHDELDNIVGRARAVSESDITSLVYLTAVIKEVLRLHPPGPLLSWARLAIEDTIVDGHHIPSGTTAMVDMWAITRDPQVWPEPDVFNPNRFLGSGPESDFSVLGSDLRLAPFGSGRRACPGKALGLATVSFWVASLLHEYEWVTSSKDATVDLSEVLKLSCEMAHPLTVRVQSRRAII